The Trichosurus vulpecula isolate mTriVul1 chromosome 4, mTriVul1.pri, whole genome shotgun sequence genome contains a region encoding:
- the LOC118845972 gene encoding gastric inhibitory polypeptide produces the protein MVRVKAFSLMLLPLFLVVVNSAMEEAHFRPHPKVGGPWARGQRYAEGTFISDYSITMDKIMQQDFVNWLLSQKGKKNNWRHNITERKADSTGLMNQANWDLNNTENWSSLFKDSFPSEDPKNKRMKELALAWLILS, from the exons ATGGTGAGAGTCAAGGCTTTCTCTCTGATGCTGTTGCCTCTGTTCTTGGTTGTGGTGAACAGTGCTATGGAGGAGGCTCACTTCAG gCCTCACCCCAAAGTCGGTGGCCCTTGGGCTCGAGGACAGCGCTATGCTGAGGGTACCTTCATCAGTGACTACAGCATCACCATGGATAAGATCATGCAACAGGACTTTGTTAACTGGCTGCTGTcccagaaggggaagaagaacaa TTGGAGACATAACATCACTGAGAGAAAAGCTGACAGTACGGGACTAATGAACCAAGCCAACTGGGACCTAAATAATACAGAAAACTGGAG CTCTCTGTTTAAAGACTCCTTCCCATCTGAGGATCCTAAGAATAAGAGAATGAAGGAATTGGCACTGGCATGGTTGATTTTGTCCTAA